A stretch of Myroides oncorhynchi DNA encodes these proteins:
- a CDS encoding putative porin, with protein MRKYLSVFLVFFCFVTANAQFQTLDMQGSYRPDGDPNKKEKKEIGSLRQKAKKDSVAPIRDYKIISIKNDTIAVDTALSVKKHYEFNYLRKNPFGLLQFANEGQTYNVLKYNYKKNNVLPGFGFEAKQMAYLNIEDIKYYSAPTPYTDLYYRSVMKQGQNLDAFITLNTSKNLNFFVGYKGLRSLGKYINQLSSTGNFRIGSSYQSEDKKYLMRAHFTAQDIMNKENGGIRDIDLFESSVKPYNKRERLNVYYRDVETMLKGKRLYLNHQYQLNNSFKNGILLTHEFTYEDKFFEYKQADINSQYTDKKHFGDAFRSSINNKTRYYNIFNRVGAAYQSDVAGRFEGFVDFYKYNYHYKSIAHVNEGLVPDQIEKNITMIGGRYIYHKDNWRANILVSSSLGNDKTSNIEGSLNYKLSDNIAFDLGYQNLKRMGNLNYYLYQSDYVNYNWYNEFKNEKINQFDASFTTPWVKLSGTYSVLKDKLYFSNDATEFDKFGIPQQVLVTPKQYDGTINYLSIQAEKDFRFGKFGLDNTVLYQKVDQKDNILNVPQFVTRNTLYFTDAFFDKALKFQTGVTLSYFSKYYANDYNPLIGDFFVQDKIEVGNYPVFDFFINMKIRTARIYIMLEHFNSSMTGYKYYSAPNNPYKDFTLRFGVSWNFFS; from the coding sequence ATGCGAAAGTACTTAAGTGTATTTCTAGTGTTTTTTTGTTTTGTGACTGCTAATGCGCAGTTTCAAACTTTAGACATGCAAGGTAGTTACCGTCCTGACGGTGACCCAAATAAGAAAGAGAAGAAAGAGATAGGTAGCCTTAGACAAAAAGCTAAGAAAGATTCTGTTGCACCTATTAGAGATTATAAGATTATATCAATTAAGAACGATACCATAGCTGTTGATACTGCTCTATCAGTAAAGAAGCACTATGAGTTTAATTATTTAAGAAAAAACCCTTTTGGTCTATTGCAATTTGCAAATGAAGGACAAACGTATAATGTTTTAAAATATAACTATAAAAAAAACAATGTTTTGCCAGGATTTGGATTTGAGGCAAAGCAGATGGCTTATTTAAATATTGAAGATATAAAGTACTATTCTGCACCTACACCTTATACTGATTTATATTATAGGTCAGTAATGAAACAAGGTCAGAATTTAGATGCATTTATCACATTGAACACAAGTAAGAACCTTAACTTTTTTGTTGGTTATAAAGGACTTCGTTCTTTAGGTAAGTATATTAATCAATTGTCTTCTACTGGTAATTTTAGAATAGGATCTAGTTATCAATCTGAGGATAAGAAGTACCTGATGCGTGCGCACTTCACCGCCCAAGATATAATGAACAAAGAGAATGGTGGTATTCGCGATATCGATCTTTTTGAATCTAGTGTAAAACCATATAATAAACGTGAACGTCTTAATGTGTACTATCGTGATGTAGAGACAATGTTAAAAGGGAAACGACTATATTTAAATCACCAATACCAATTAAATAATTCGTTTAAGAATGGAATTTTGTTAACGCATGAATTTACTTACGAAGATAAATTTTTTGAATATAAACAAGCTGATATTAATAGTCAATATACAGATAAAAAGCACTTCGGAGACGCATTTCGTAGCAGTATAAATAATAAAACAAGATACTATAATATCTTTAATAGAGTAGGTGCTGCTTATCAATCTGATGTAGCTGGTCGTTTTGAAGGTTTTGTGGATTTTTATAAATATAACTATCATTATAAAAGTATAGCTCACGTTAATGAAGGTTTGGTTCCTGATCAGATAGAGAAGAATATTACTATGATCGGAGGACGTTATATTTATCATAAAGATAACTGGAGAGCGAATATATTGGTTAGTTCTTCTTTAGGAAATGACAAAACAAGTAATATAGAAGGAAGCCTTAATTATAAGTTATCTGATAATATAGCATTTGATTTGGGGTATCAAAACCTTAAGCGAATGGGAAATCTTAATTACTATTTATATCAAAGTGATTATGTGAATTACAACTGGTATAATGAGTTTAAGAACGAAAAGATTAATCAATTCGATGCTTCGTTTACTACACCTTGGGTAAAATTGTCTGGAACATACTCTGTCTTAAAAGACAAGCTTTACTTCTCTAACGATGCTACAGAGTTTGATAAGTTTGGTATTCCTCAGCAAGTGTTGGTTACTCCTAAGCAGTATGACGGGACAATTAATTATTTGTCTATTCAAGCAGAGAAAGACTTTCGTTTTGGGAAGTTTGGTTTAGACAATACTGTATTGTACCAAAAAGTTGATCAGAAAGATAATATTCTTAATGTACCTCAGTTTGTAACTAGGAATACATTGTATTTTACTGATGCATTCTTTGATAAGGCATTAAAATTCCAAACAGGAGTGACACTTAGCTACTTTAGTAAGTACTATGCGAATGATTATAATCCATTGATAGGAGATTTCTTTGTGCAAGATAAAATTGAAGTAGGTAACTATCCAGTGTTTGACTTCTTTATTAATATGAAGATTAGAACTGCCAGAATCTATATTATGCTTGAGCATTTTAATTCTAGTATGACAGGATATAAGTATTATTCTGCACCTAATAATCCTTATAAAGATTTTACATTGAGATTTGGTGTTTCATGGAATTTCTTCTCTTAA
- a CDS encoding SusD/RagB family nutrient-binding outer membrane lipoprotein has translation MKKYIYKISLLACFMAFVSCDKDLEEINVNPNKPLEVPTGGLFNKSNKNLMTNTRGGFPSGRMTLPWVQYSAQRNYTDEDLYLFRTGVNNSLYTDIYLAAKGYKEIIDIVTNPANAAKAPTYGNPANMVAAARIMLVYSQLQALETYGDVPYYSYGSDDPDFQAMTLGTSNEITNPQFAPQEKIYKDMMKELKEASVAIELDKTIFNQGDFIFESATKMKRFANSLRLKIANRVKSVIPEAKDHIADAIKSGVMLSNDDTVGLQFQNDKVNPAPFYRAAFIDNRNDFSPTNTFVELLKGEEKMVGKKNPFKNLVDPRLYRMVAPKTQLLEVTKDDGSKVKEEVTVRFRSHATIPSIESNNYVDRTADFYVGLPIGILGSFTGSQTDYVSQFSGNVYKGDYVEILMEYAEVEFILAENNGWSDVHYKNGIKASMDRWGVSKAQVDAYLTKVPAANEENVMTQKYISLYMQPYEAWAEYRRTKFPKTFLLPGESHELVADGPNGEKSYTFVPSVALKDLPDRITYPSDMDLVNKVNKDAAAARMGGDKMDTKLIWAKK, from the coding sequence ATGAAAAAGTATATATATAAAATATCTCTTTTAGCTTGCTTTATGGCTTTTGTAAGTTGTGATAAGGACTTAGAAGAGATTAACGTAAACCCTAATAAACCACTAGAAGTACCAACAGGAGGATTATTCAACAAGTCTAATAAAAACTTGATGACAAATACTAGAGGAGGATTTCCTTCGGGTCGTATGACTTTGCCATGGGTACAGTATTCTGCTCAAAGAAATTACACTGATGAGGATCTATATCTATTCCGTACAGGTGTTAATAATAGTCTTTATACAGATATTTATTTAGCTGCAAAGGGATATAAAGAAATTATTGATATTGTTACAAATCCTGCTAATGCTGCAAAGGCTCCAACTTATGGTAACCCTGCAAATATGGTTGCTGCTGCACGTATTATGTTAGTATATTCTCAGCTACAAGCTTTAGAGACTTATGGAGATGTACCTTATTATTCATACGGAAGTGATGATCCTGATTTTCAGGCTATGACATTAGGAACTAGTAATGAAATTACTAACCCACAGTTTGCTCCTCAAGAAAAGATATATAAGGATATGATGAAGGAGCTAAAAGAAGCTTCTGTGGCAATTGAATTAGATAAGACAATTTTTAATCAAGGAGATTTTATTTTTGAGAGTGCTACTAAAATGAAGCGCTTTGCGAATTCACTTCGTTTGAAGATTGCGAATCGTGTTAAAAGTGTTATTCCTGAAGCAAAAGACCATATAGCTGATGCTATTAAAAGTGGTGTGATGTTGTCAAATGACGATACTGTTGGACTACAATTCCAAAATGACAAGGTTAATCCTGCTCCTTTCTATAGAGCTGCGTTTATTGATAATCGTAACGATTTTTCTCCAACAAATACATTCGTTGAGTTATTAAAAGGAGAAGAAAAGATGGTAGGCAAAAAGAACCCATTTAAGAATCTTGTTGATCCTAGATTGTATAGAATGGTTGCTCCTAAAACACAATTACTAGAAGTGACTAAAGATGATGGTAGTAAAGTGAAAGAAGAAGTAACTGTTCGCTTTAGAAGTCATGCTACTATTCCTAGTATTGAAAGTAATAACTATGTAGATAGAACAGCTGATTTTTATGTTGGATTACCTATAGGTATTCTAGGTTCTTTTACAGGATCTCAAACAGATTATGTTTCTCAGTTTTCTGGAAATGTATATAAAGGTGATTATGTAGAGATTTTAATGGAGTATGCTGAAGTTGAGTTTATTCTTGCAGAAAATAACGGATGGAGTGATGTTCATTATAAAAATGGTATTAAGGCTTCTATGGATAGATGGGGAGTAAGTAAAGCACAAGTAGATGCTTATCTTACAAAAGTCCCTGCTGCTAATGAAGAGAATGTAATGACGCAAAAATATATTTCGTTGTACATGCAACCTTATGAAGCTTGGGCTGAGTATCGTAGAACTAAGTTTCCAAAAACATTTTTATTACCAGGAGAGAGCCATGAGTTAGTAGCTGATGGACCTAATGGAGAAAAGAGTTATACATTTGTACCTAGTGTAGCATTGAAAGATTTACCAGACAGAATTACATATCCTTCTGATATGGATCTTGTTAATAAAGTGAATAAAGATGCTGCTGCTGCTCGTATGGGCGGTGACAAAATGGATACAAAACTTATATGGGCTAAGAAATAG
- a CDS encoding PNGase F N-terminal domain-containing protein, with product MRILFYFVCITTILFSSIIHAQKTIQNTVIEYFTYSNGKIINAEDPIMLIANEHTTFVAKKNQINIGLEKYPNEQTFIDYDSKAHYSIAHLTKKDKIKMLLPESNQNFTLHNETKFILGYRCKKATIKINSNNITLWYTNELKTKGSPTTLGINLGLVLEIDRNGTYKTLANKINTDLKLDLRDYFKLEENTLVDTQTYKTKLWESRFTTIKLFEDDLLNFSDSIITKPNLMRFAKGTIIVTKVKIPALKSTDQLFINLTEQSNGDAYDRTGSMFLIPHYHEISFMDALEQGLRVLPIYQNQDSPEQFQGVIATNNYTPPIELMRFFTPFGVKGFNHIDVLDYKWQDKAYYRQEITEFLPLLSNSEWYIGVYIGNYDKGGHKISADITIHPDGQEEKNKITTMMPIFNTTNLMEMAGQNYPIMFASPEGLKITFTATTDIKNARLRYITTGHGGWENGDEFNPKLNSISLDQNKVLDYYPWRQDCGSYREYNPASGNFDTGLSSSDLSRSNWCPGTITPPIWVPLGDIKKGVHTIEIKIPQGRREGNSFSYWNVSGVLFGE from the coding sequence ATGAGAATACTATTCTACTTCGTTTGTATTACTACGATCTTGTTTTCTAGTATTATACACGCACAAAAAACTATCCAAAATACAGTTATAGAATACTTTACTTACTCAAATGGTAAAATAATTAATGCTGAGGATCCTATAATGTTGATTGCAAATGAACACACCACCTTTGTAGCAAAGAAAAACCAAATAAATATTGGTTTAGAAAAATATCCTAATGAACAAACTTTCATAGATTACGACAGCAAAGCACATTATAGCATTGCCCACCTCACAAAGAAAGATAAAATCAAGATGTTGTTGCCTGAGTCTAATCAAAACTTTACCCTTCACAATGAAACGAAGTTTATCCTTGGTTATAGATGTAAGAAAGCAACCATTAAGATCAACTCTAACAACATAACACTATGGTACACGAATGAACTAAAAACTAAGGGAAGCCCAACGACTTTAGGCATAAACCTAGGCTTGGTACTCGAGATAGATCGCAATGGAACTTATAAAACACTTGCAAATAAAATCAATACCGACTTAAAACTAGATCTTAGAGACTATTTTAAATTAGAAGAAAACACCTTAGTCGATACCCAAACTTATAAAACTAAACTGTGGGAAAGTAGATTCACTACTATAAAGTTATTTGAAGATGACTTACTTAATTTCTCTGACTCAATTATCACCAAACCTAACTTAATGAGGTTTGCGAAAGGTACGATTATCGTCACAAAAGTCAAGATACCTGCTCTAAAGTCAACTGATCAGCTATTTATTAACTTAACAGAACAGTCTAATGGGGATGCTTATGACAGAACAGGCAGTATGTTTCTAATCCCACACTATCACGAAATCTCTTTTATGGATGCTTTAGAGCAAGGTCTTAGAGTATTGCCTATATATCAGAATCAGGACTCCCCAGAGCAATTTCAAGGAGTAATCGCAACGAATAATTACACTCCTCCTATAGAATTAATGCGTTTTTTCACTCCATTTGGTGTAAAAGGATTTAATCATATCGATGTCTTAGATTATAAATGGCAGGACAAAGCCTACTACAGACAGGAGATTACAGAGTTCTTGCCGCTATTAAGTAATAGTGAATGGTATATAGGTGTATATATTGGAAACTATGACAAAGGCGGTCATAAGATCAGCGCTGATATCACTATTCATCCTGATGGACAAGAAGAAAAAAACAAAATTACAACGATGATGCCAATCTTTAACACTACTAATCTAATGGAAATGGCTGGCCAGAATTATCCGATTATGTTTGCTTCACCTGAAGGATTAAAGATAACCTTCACCGCTACTACAGATATAAAAAATGCAAGATTAAGATATATCACAACAGGTCATGGAGGATGGGAAAATGGAGATGAGTTTAACCCAAAACTCAATTCTATCTCATTAGATCAAAATAAGGTATTAGATTACTACCCATGGCGACAAGACTGTGGCTCTTATAGAGAGTACAATCCAGCTTCAGGTAACTTTGATACAGGATTATCATCATCAGACTTAAGTCGCTCTAATTGGTGTCCAGGCACTATCACCCCCCCTATATGGGTACCTCTAGGAGACATTAAAAAGGGAGTACATACTATAGAGATAAAAATACCCCAAGGAAGAAGAGAAGGAAATAGTTTTAGCTATTGGAATGTATCCGGTGTACTATTCGGAGAGTAA
- a CDS encoding SusC/RagA family TonB-linked outer membrane protein, protein MKSKFKWILVGSLAFLVQVGFAQEKTFNGVVSEGGLPLPGVSVTISGTAEGTQTDLDGKYTLKVKKGDVIIYSFVGMKDIKHIVGGEATYNVTMTGDEEMLDEVVVTALGIKRDKKKLGYSSQEVKGDNLSGSGQTNAVNALSGNVAGLQVTSPSSMGGSARIVLRGVKSVTGNNQPLIVVDGVPLDNSNFADANMQRGSGGRDYGDTSADINPDDIESVTVLKGGPASALYGNRGGNGVIIYTTKSAKNGRTDIEVNTGLSFESINIMPKLQTLYGGGSSSKLPTAVIGGKTYNIAEYKVDESWGPKLDGTPYLPWYAFDPEFGDDFMKEVPWQKSKNDVKSFFNTGITHNQSVSIGKSYKDSNVRMSFSNNVTEGVVPNSKLQRNNFAVSASTQLTDKLKAETNFNYVYTKGFNRPEVGYGDNSVAQKFWQWGQRQLDYTKLKDYKLANGDQRSWNRTAWNDGTPAYSDNPYWVVYENTSQDVRNRTYGNVKLTYQFSDKLYAVGTVYGDRYSFTVEEQVAVGSQAESKYTIMKRDVSEYNYEGRVHYDDHFGDFGINAFVGINRSEKRRDYVFGTTVGGLDIAGLYNLSNSVSDAKASNEKFHSRTNSIFGSVSLNYKEFLFLEGTARTDWFSTVKKSVTYPSVTGTFLFSHLLPELDWLSFGKLRLGWAQVGNDTEAYRTANYYNLDGPFQGNPTYSLSNTANNPDLKPEMMTTKEIGLEAAFLNNRIGFELSYYQIDTKDLITRVQYDAATGYAYKWKNAGDMKNKGIEATVNLAPIRSKDFSWDITWNFSKNKNELTRLAEGVESVEITRAPFQVSLQGKIGEAYGQIYGTDYVYDDNGNKVVGADGLYKKTGIQPLGTYLPDYNMGIRNSFKYKSFSLGVLIDMQKGGKYFSTSHMFGMYSGMLDKSAENDIREKGLILDGVKEDGTKNDKVVSGQKWAQSHYGGVDAQNVFSSDYIKLREISLGYDLPAKWIGPFKGITVSAYGRNLFTWNLDWKGMDPEMASYGSGNIQAIEGASLPSTRTYGMNVKFKF, encoded by the coding sequence ATGAAATCAAAGTTTAAATGGATCTTGGTGGGCTCACTTGCTTTTTTAGTGCAAGTTGGTTTTGCTCAAGAAAAGACTTTTAATGGGGTTGTAAGCGAAGGAGGCTTGCCTCTTCCAGGTGTTTCTGTTACGATTTCGGGTACTGCGGAAGGTACTCAGACAGATCTGGATGGTAAATACACATTAAAAGTAAAGAAAGGTGATGTTATCATCTATTCTTTTGTTGGAATGAAAGACATTAAGCACATTGTCGGTGGTGAAGCTACTTATAATGTGACAATGACTGGAGACGAAGAAATGCTTGACGAAGTTGTAGTAACAGCTTTAGGTATTAAGCGTGATAAGAAAAAGTTAGGTTATTCTTCTCAAGAAGTTAAAGGAGATAATTTATCTGGATCAGGTCAGACAAATGCAGTTAATGCACTTTCAGGAAATGTTGCAGGATTACAAGTTACGTCTCCTTCTTCTATGGGAGGATCTGCTCGTATTGTGTTACGTGGTGTTAAGTCTGTAACTGGTAATAACCAACCTCTTATCGTAGTAGATGGTGTGCCATTAGACAACAGTAACTTCGCTGATGCGAATATGCAACGTGGTTCTGGAGGACGTGATTACGGAGATACATCTGCGGATATTAATCCTGACGATATTGAGTCTGTAACAGTACTAAAAGGAGGGCCAGCATCTGCTCTTTATGGAAATAGAGGAGGAAATGGAGTTATCATCTATACAACAAAGTCTGCTAAAAATGGTAGAACTGATATAGAAGTTAATACTGGTCTAAGTTTTGAAAGCATAAACATTATGCCTAAACTTCAAACTTTATATGGAGGTGGATCTTCAAGTAAGTTACCTACAGCTGTAATCGGTGGAAAGACGTATAATATTGCTGAGTACAAGGTTGATGAAAGCTGGGGTCCAAAACTAGATGGTACACCTTATTTACCATGGTATGCATTTGACCCAGAGTTTGGGGATGACTTTATGAAAGAAGTACCATGGCAAAAGTCTAAAAATGATGTGAAGTCTTTTTTCAATACAGGGATTACACATAATCAATCTGTTTCTATTGGTAAGTCTTATAAAGACAGTAATGTTAGAATGTCTTTTAGTAATAATGTTACTGAAGGAGTTGTGCCTAATTCTAAATTACAACGTAATAATTTTGCTGTAAGTGCTTCAACACAATTAACAGATAAGTTAAAAGCAGAGACTAACTTTAACTATGTTTATACAAAAGGATTTAATCGCCCTGAAGTAGGTTACGGAGATAACTCTGTTGCACAAAAATTCTGGCAATGGGGACAAAGACAGTTAGATTATACTAAATTAAAGGATTATAAATTAGCAAATGGAGATCAACGTTCTTGGAATAGAACTGCTTGGAATGATGGTACACCAGCTTATTCTGATAACCCATATTGGGTAGTCTATGAAAATACATCTCAAGACGTTCGTAATAGAACTTACGGAAATGTTAAGTTGACTTACCAATTCTCTGATAAGTTATATGCTGTAGGTACTGTTTATGGCGACCGTTATAGTTTTACGGTTGAAGAGCAAGTGGCAGTAGGTTCTCAAGCTGAGTCTAAATATACTATCATGAAACGCGATGTATCTGAATATAACTATGAAGGACGTGTTCATTACGACGATCATTTTGGTGATTTTGGAATTAATGCTTTCGTAGGGATTAACAGAAGTGAAAAACGTAGAGATTATGTATTTGGTACTACAGTAGGAGGATTAGATATAGCTGGGTTATATAACTTAAGTAATAGTGTTTCGGATGCAAAAGCTAGTAATGAGAAATTCCATTCAAGAACTAATAGTATATTTGGGTCGGTTAGTTTAAACTATAAGGAATTTTTATTCTTAGAAGGAACAGCTCGTACAGACTGGTTCTCTACAGTTAAAAAATCAGTTACTTATCCATCAGTTACAGGAACTTTCCTTTTTTCTCATTTATTACCTGAGTTAGATTGGTTGTCTTTTGGTAAACTTCGTTTAGGATGGGCTCAAGTAGGTAATGATACTGAGGCATATAGAACAGCTAATTATTACAACCTTGATGGACCGTTCCAAGGGAATCCTACTTATTCTTTAAGTAATACGGCTAACAATCCTGATTTAAAACCAGAAATGATGACTACTAAAGAAATTGGTTTAGAAGCAGCATTTTTGAATAATAGAATTGGATTTGAATTATCATATTACCAAATTGACACAAAAGATTTGATTACACGTGTTCAGTATGATGCTGCAACAGGGTATGCTTATAAGTGGAAGAATGCTGGTGATATGAAAAATAAGGGTATTGAGGCTACAGTTAATTTAGCTCCAATTCGCTCAAAAGATTTTTCATGGGATATTACTTGGAACTTCTCTAAGAATAAGAATGAGTTAACTAGATTGGCAGAAGGAGTGGAATCAGTAGAGATTACACGTGCTCCTTTCCAAGTTTCATTACAAGGTAAAATAGGTGAAGCTTATGGACAAATCTATGGAACTGATTACGTTTATGACGATAATGGAAATAAAGTAGTAGGTGCAGATGGTCTATATAAAAAGACAGGTATTCAACCTTTAGGAACATATCTTCCAGATTATAATATGGGTATTCGCAATAGCTTTAAATACAAGAGCTTTAGCTTAGGTGTATTAATAGATATGCAAAAAGGAGGTAAATACTTCTCTACTTCTCATATGTTCGGAATGTACTCAGGTATGTTAGATAAGTCTGCAGAGAATGATATTCGTGAGAAAGGACTTATTTTGGATGGTGTTAAAGAAGATGGAACTAAAAATGATAAAGTTGTATCTGGGCAAAAATGGGCTCAAAGTCACTATGGTGGTGTAGATGCACAAAACGTGTTTAGTTCTGATTATATTAAATTACGTGAAATTTCGTTGGGGTATGACTTACCTGCAAAATGGATAGGACCATTTAAAGGTATTACAGTTTCAGCTTATGGCCGTAATTTATTCACATGGAACTTAGACTGGAAAGGGATGGATCCTGAAATGGCTTCATACGGAAGTGGAAATATTCAAGCTATTGAAGGTGCTTCATTGCCATCGACAAGAACTTATGGAATGAATGTTAAATTTAAATTCTAA
- a CDS encoding DUF2851 family protein, producing the protein MKEAFLHYVWANQLFNTDELYTASNESLSIISAGTFTGLDGPDFFNARILIGTQEWAGNVEIHINGSDWYAHHHEVDQRYDSIILHVVWDNDTPVFRTDGKEVTVFILKNYVDADVFAKCNELFIRKPHFNCEKIISNVAPHIWTNWKEKLFLERLEEKIVPIQILLTATNNHWEHVFFCFLAKSFGLNANGEAFFNAVKNLPVLSIYIQSQSLLQIEALLFGITGLLSEEQEVEDSYVKELKREWIFLKHKYNIVEESATAIRFFQLRPPNFPTIRLAQLSSWLYHHQIPIHTILNCSDMSYFYTLFDVKVSEYWETHYVFNKVSKKQVKKVSREFIDLVVINVVLPIQVAYKQSVAIDDYDVSEVVDLGLKIKSEKNSIITLFEEYKVEVDNALDSQALVHLKKNYCDQGRCLECQIGKQYLKRT; encoded by the coding sequence ATGAAAGAAGCTTTTTTACATTATGTTTGGGCTAATCAGCTCTTTAATACAGACGAGCTATATACAGCCTCTAACGAATCATTAAGTATTATTTCAGCAGGAACGTTTACTGGGTTAGATGGACCTGATTTTTTTAATGCCCGCATATTGATTGGTACTCAGGAGTGGGCTGGCAATGTGGAGATCCACATTAATGGCTCAGACTGGTATGCACATCATCATGAGGTAGATCAGCGCTATGACAGTATTATACTTCATGTGGTTTGGGATAACGATACTCCTGTATTTAGAACAGATGGGAAGGAGGTAACGGTTTTTATTTTAAAGAATTATGTTGATGCAGATGTATTCGCTAAATGCAATGAACTCTTTATTAGAAAGCCTCATTTTAACTGTGAAAAGATAATCTCTAATGTAGCACCTCATATCTGGACAAACTGGAAAGAGAAACTGTTCTTAGAACGCTTAGAAGAAAAAATAGTACCAATTCAAATCTTGTTAACAGCTACTAATAATCATTGGGAACATGTTTTTTTTTGTTTCTTAGCTAAGAGCTTTGGTCTTAATGCTAATGGGGAAGCATTCTTCAATGCAGTGAAAAACTTGCCAGTACTTTCTATTTATATACAATCTCAATCTCTTTTGCAGATTGAAGCATTGTTATTTGGTATCACAGGGTTATTGTCAGAGGAGCAGGAAGTAGAAGATAGCTATGTCAAGGAATTAAAGAGAGAGTGGATATTCTTAAAGCACAAGTATAATATAGTGGAAGAATCAGCAACCGCGATTCGTTTTTTTCAATTGAGGCCACCTAATTTCCCAACTATTCGGTTAGCACAGTTGAGTAGCTGGTTATACCATCATCAGATTCCGATTCACACTATTTTGAACTGCAGTGATATGAGTTATTTTTACACTCTGTTTGATGTCAAAGTCAGTGAATATTGGGAAACACATTATGTGTTTAATAAAGTCAGCAAAAAACAAGTAAAGAAAGTATCTCGAGAGTTTATTGATTTAGTAGTTATTAATGTAGTATTACCAATACAGGTAGCTTATAAACAGTCTGTGGCTATAGATGATTACGATGTAAGTGAGGTAGTTGACTTAGGACTAAAGATAAAATCAGAAAAGAATAGTATTATTACTTTATTTGAGGAGTATAAAGTAGAAGTAGATAATGCTTTAGATAGTCAAGCATTAGTACATCTTAAAAAGAATTATTGTGATCAAGGGAGGTGTCTGGAGTGTCAGATAGGTAAGCAATATCTAAAGCGAACATAA